From one Leptospira noumeaensis genomic stretch:
- a CDS encoding acyl-[acyl-carrier-protein] thioesterase — MSQIFRKNLTTHHFDLDWNRHVTSRTYEKFGYDARCDVLKEFGYSIELMLNSNIRYLPGSTYVRFLDQQFADSEVTVESQIFRLDTGILLWKQTILGSNGKKACELETTSSLVQDDKIIQILAIPEIDIDPHKFTIHPKPTRQNTAEHNYYIPFSDMNCFWNLPSDSIWKIFEEGRFLFFKEIVDLSLIKETDATTFFMGGEILINKQPEPGSHVKILSWIESFEKIRFYFRQDIIDLNGNLLVSMKDEQLFVSLSKSRPRKAPEAFFNKIERFIE, encoded by the coding sequence ATGAGTCAAATTTTTCGTAAAAACTTAACCACACACCATTTCGATTTGGACTGGAACCGCCATGTCACAAGTAGAACATACGAAAAATTTGGTTATGATGCGAGATGCGATGTTTTAAAGGAATTTGGATATTCCATAGAACTAATGTTAAACTCAAATATTCGTTACCTTCCAGGATCAACCTATGTTAGGTTTTTAGACCAACAATTTGCAGATTCGGAGGTCACAGTAGAATCACAAATATTCCGCCTGGATACAGGAATTCTATTGTGGAAACAAACCATATTAGGATCGAATGGGAAAAAAGCCTGCGAATTAGAAACAACATCTAGTTTAGTTCAGGATGACAAAATCATTCAGATTTTAGCCATTCCAGAAATTGATATAGATCCTCACAAGTTTACCATCCATCCAAAACCAACCAGACAAAATACGGCCGAACACAATTATTATATTCCTTTTAGCGATATGAACTGTTTTTGGAATTTACCTTCTGATTCAATATGGAAAATTTTTGAAGAAGGTCGTTTTTTATTTTTTAAAGAAATTGTAGATTTGAGTTTAATCAAAGAAACAGATGCTACTACATTCTTTATGGGTGGAGAAATTTTAATCAATAAACAACCCGAGCCAGGCTCACATGTAAAAATTTTAAGTTGGATTGAAAGTTTTGAAAAAATTCGTTTTTACTTTAGACAAGATATCATCGATTTAAATGGAAACTTATTAGTCAGCATGAAAGACGAACAACTGTTTGTATCTCTTTCAAAGTCTCGTCCTAGAAAAGCACCGGAAGCATTCTTCAATAAAATTGAAAGGTTTATTGAATGA
- a CDS encoding MepB family protein, giving the protein MNKTEWIPLFLKDTKEKLFDRFELPLTNVQIESESNEYDACHFQVKNIKIRYRKAKITPKKTGLFVTLWKRNQLGITEPFDKKDNTDIYLISTNQKGKIGYFIFTKQVLNEKGILTGKYEGKRGFRIYPSWDKPNNKQAITTQNWQKLYFADLTEKDTDLDSIRKLFSLSK; this is encoded by the coding sequence GTGAACAAAACGGAATGGATTCCTCTTTTTTTAAAGGACACAAAAGAGAAGTTATTTGATAGATTTGAATTACCTCTGACAAATGTTCAGATAGAATCAGAAAGTAATGAATATGATGCCTGCCATTTCCAAGTTAAAAATATCAAAATAAGATACCGTAAAGCAAAAATTACTCCAAAAAAAACTGGGTTATTCGTAACTTTATGGAAAAGAAACCAATTAGGTATAACGGAACCTTTCGATAAAAAAGATAATACAGACATTTACTTAATTTCAACTAACCAAAAAGGTAAAATAGGATACTTTATTTTCACTAAACAAGTATTAAATGAAAAAGGAATCCTAACAGGTAAATATGAAGGCAAACGCGGATTTCGTATTTATCCATCTTGGGACAAACCAAACAACAAACAGGCAATAACGACACAAAACTGGCAAAAACTCTACTTCGCAGACCTAACTGAAAAAGACACGGATTTAGATTCGATTCGAAAGTTATTCAGTTTATCTAAATAG
- a CDS encoding SRPBCC family protein — translation MNGIYHKVGIRAGEREVMEALTTKNGLSSWWTREVNGSFVTGISSVGESIQFGFGHGNAIEMKVQKLDPKQLLWECNSGPEDWIGSHIDFQLSSGKTPDGEKMTILYFRHRDWREENEFTAHCSMKWATFLLSLREFVELGVGRPSPDDIKIDDMN, via the coding sequence ATGAATGGGATTTACCATAAAGTAGGAATTAGGGCTGGAGAAAGGGAGGTGATGGAAGCGCTTACCACAAAAAATGGGCTAAGTAGTTGGTGGACTAGGGAGGTGAATGGAAGTTTTGTTACAGGTATTTCTTCCGTAGGTGAATCCATCCAGTTTGGATTTGGACATGGAAATGCGATCGAAATGAAAGTTCAAAAATTAGATCCCAAACAATTGTTATGGGAATGTAATTCTGGTCCAGAGGATTGGATTGGTTCTCATATCGATTTTCAATTGAGTTCTGGAAAAACACCAGATGGAGAAAAAATGACAATTCTGTATTTTCGTCATCGGGATTGGAGAGAGGAAAACGAGTTCACAGCTCATTGTAGTATGAAATGGGCGACTTTTTTACTCAGTCTACGTGAGTTTGTCGAACTCGGTGTTGGACGGCCGTCACCCGATGATATTAAGATCGATGATATGAATTGA
- a CDS encoding SRPBCC family protein, with the protein MNQKVLRVEKRISADPTKLFRAWLNAKDFSLWFLSGEGIGIESVTMDPRPGGRFLINMELDGKILPHYGEYITIEEPYKLVFTWRSHATENRDTLVTVTFEEVKDNKLETKNNKQKTTTLVTLIHEDLSSELQIKMHNHGWRSILDGLSHWMKSILE; encoded by the coding sequence ATGAACCAAAAAGTTCTAAGAGTCGAAAAAAGAATTAGTGCCGATCCAACAAAACTTTTCAGAGCTTGGCTGAACGCTAAAGATTTTTCTCTTTGGTTTTTATCGGGAGAAGGTATTGGTATTGAATCCGTAACTATGGATCCGAGGCCAGGTGGTCGATTTTTAATTAACATGGAACTTGATGGCAAAATCCTTCCACATTATGGCGAATACATTACTATTGAAGAACCTTATAAGTTAGTATTTACTTGGCGCTCTCATGCCACGGAAAACCGCGATACTCTTGTTACTGTTACCTTTGAAGAAGTAAAGGATAATAAACTTGAAACAAAAAATAACAAACAAAAAACAACAACCTTAGTTACTTTGATTCATGAAGACCTAAGCAGTGAACTTCAAATTAAAATGCATAACCATGGTTGGAGAAGTATACTCGACGGTTTGAGTCATTGGATGAAATCAATTTTAGAATAG
- a CDS encoding DMT family transporter has protein sequence MNWILLLVAGLFEVMFAFCLGKAKEATGNESYLWYLGFFISLTLSMVLLIIVTKELPIGTSYAVWTGIGAVGTVLIGILFFKEPTEFWRLFFLSTLVLSVVGLKFVSH, from the coding sequence ATGAACTGGATTTTGCTCTTGGTTGCTGGTCTTTTTGAAGTAATGTTTGCTTTTTGCTTAGGAAAGGCAAAAGAGGCTACTGGAAATGAAAGTTATCTATGGTATTTGGGATTTTTTATCTCATTAACCCTTAGCATGGTATTACTCATTATAGTAACGAAAGAATTGCCAATTGGTACAAGTTATGCGGTCTGGACAGGAATCGGAGCTGTAGGAACTGTGCTCATTGGTATTTTATTTTTCAAAGAACCAACCGAATTTTGGCGACTTTTTTTTCTATCTACCCTCGTTTTATCGGTAGTTGGATTGAAATTCGTGTCTCACTAA
- a CDS encoding Fic family protein produces the protein MNLTLLKSIQGKKKELDKLRPLPVAIVDKLREQFYLEWTYNSNAIEGNTLSLQETDLVLRQGITIGNKSLREHFEVINHKEGIDHIEKIIKKKTSISLNLIREIHGIILKNIDDEEAGVFRRTNVRITGATHIPPSAAKVYNLVDELVEWYYINNKKLSIPELAAWFHYKLVFIHPFIDGNGRTARLLMNLILMQEGFPPAVILHLDRKKYYRVLREADNGKTSGFLDFVGKSIERSLIIYLNSIRTDSPKNKQGYITLKEATKYCDYSLEYLSLLARTGKLSAVKFNRNWMTTIQAIETYLEEVSPKNE, from the coding sequence ATGAATCTCACCCTACTAAAAAGCATTCAGGGAAAGAAGAAAGAACTCGATAAACTACGACCTTTACCCGTTGCCATTGTAGATAAACTTAGAGAACAATTTTACCTAGAATGGACATATAACTCTAACGCTATCGAAGGAAACACACTTAGCTTACAAGAGACTGATTTAGTTTTAAGGCAAGGTATTACGATTGGAAATAAAAGTCTTAGGGAACACTTCGAAGTCATCAACCATAAAGAAGGAATTGATCATATAGAGAAAATTATAAAGAAAAAGACATCAATTTCCCTTAATTTAATTCGTGAAATTCACGGTATTATTCTAAAAAATATTGATGATGAAGAAGCAGGAGTTTTCAGAAGAACAAATGTGCGTATCACTGGTGCTACACATATTCCTCCAAGTGCTGCAAAAGTTTATAATCTTGTTGATGAGCTTGTCGAATGGTATTACATCAATAACAAAAAATTATCTATTCCTGAACTTGCTGCTTGGTTTCATTATAAGCTAGTTTTTATTCATCCATTTATTGATGGAAATGGAAGGACTGCTCGATTACTGATGAATTTAATTTTAATGCAAGAAGGATTCCCGCCAGCAGTTATACTCCATCTTGATAGGAAAAAATATTACAGAGTTCTTCGAGAGGCAGATAATGGAAAAACTTCGGGCTTTCTAGACTTTGTAGGTAAGTCTATAGAAAGATCTCTAATCATTTACTTAAACTCGATTAGAACCGATTCGCCAAAAAACAAACAAGGATATATTACTTTAAAAGAAGCTACAAAATATTGCGATTATTCATTAGAATATCTTTCGCTACTTGCAAGAACAGGGAAACTTTCCGCTGTTAAATTCAATAGAAATTGGATGACTACAATTCAAGCAATTGAAACTTACTTGGAGGAAGTCAGCCCAAAAAACGAATAA
- a CDS encoding SOS response-associated peptidase family protein produces the protein MSNLFINRLIALEEHQNRWENFSVIDTNYEETYRKYSQTGLAIKPNDIVWFLRQINNKISLCSGTWGTKQSFAKDRLITTTQSEHILSSSFWEKYSDNRCLIPVTAYFEWQMQRNGKKHKFRIEFKDKNSYFAGICGTKPDGLQNWVTIVTQVANEKTAEIHNYGDNKHRQPVVIQRGNQILWLNSKITNNFDLQKLITQFQSDEIITEDLDYEQTLFG, from the coding sequence ATGTCAAATTTATTTATAAACAGGTTGATTGCTCTTGAAGAACATCAAAACCGATGGGAAAATTTTTCAGTTATTGATACTAACTATGAAGAAACATATCGTAAATATTCTCAAACTGGACTTGCGATAAAACCAAATGATATTGTTTGGTTCCTACGACAAATAAATAACAAAATCTCACTTTGCTCTGGAACATGGGGAACCAAACAATCTTTTGCCAAAGATCGCTTAATTACAACCACTCAATCTGAACATATACTTTCTTCATCCTTTTGGGAAAAATATTCAGACAATCGTTGTTTAATTCCAGTAACAGCTTATTTTGAATGGCAAATGCAACGTAACGGCAAAAAACATAAATTTAGAATTGAGTTTAAAGATAAAAACTCTTACTTTGCAGGAATCTGCGGAACAAAACCCGATGGATTACAAAATTGGGTTACGATCGTCACACAAGTAGCCAACGAAAAAACAGCAGAAATCCATAACTATGGAGATAACAAACATAGGCAACCAGTTGTGATTCAAAGAGGAAATCAAATCCTATGGTTAAATTCTAAAATAACAAACAACTTTGATTTACAGAAACTAATAACGCAATTTCAGTCAGATGAAATAATCACCGAAGATTTAGATTATGAACAAACGTTATTTGGATGA
- a CDS encoding DUF4256 domain-containing protein — MNNKRKLSQKQSEEIIKELKIRFDKNKSRHPDIEWNKIESKLETNPDKLWSLYEMEKTGGEPDIVGYDKKTNEYIFYDCSPETPKERRSICYDRKALDSRKENKPKSSALEMAAAMGIQLLTEEEYKELQKIGTFDAKTSSWILTPSNIRNLGGALFADFRYGTVFIYHNGAESYYAVRGFRGSLRL, encoded by the coding sequence ATGAATAATAAAAGAAAACTGTCTCAGAAACAATCTGAAGAAATCATCAAAGAGTTAAAAATTCGTTTTGATAAAAATAAAAGCCGGCATCCAGATATAGAATGGAACAAAATAGAAAGTAAGTTAGAAACCAATCCAGACAAGTTATGGTCTCTCTATGAAATGGAAAAAACAGGAGGGGAACCAGATATTGTAGGTTATGATAAAAAAACAAATGAGTATATTTTCTACGACTGTTCTCCTGAAACCCCCAAAGAGAGAAGAAGTATTTGTTATGATCGTAAGGCATTGGACTCAAGAAAAGAAAATAAACCCAAAAGTAGTGCCTTAGAAATGGCTGCTGCTATGGGAATCCAATTATTAACTGAAGAGGAATATAAAGAGTTACAAAAAATTGGAACCTTCGATGCAAAAACATCTAGTTGGATATTAACCCCTTCTAATATTAGGAATTTGGGTGGGGCATTATTTGCAGACTTCCGTTACGGAACGGTATTCATATACCACAATGGTGCAGAATCGTATTACGCTGTTAGAGGGTTTCGCGGTTCTCTTCGATTGTAA
- a CDS encoding ArsR/SmtB family transcription factor: MVELRKKEQILDRVFAALADHSRRQMLIRLRKGSLSISELAEPFAMSFAGVAKHIEVLTDAELVRKIRAPEDGRSFRLELQNQTLLEATNWIKYHQEFWTNKLARLENFLEEKENEPKSSKSRKKN; this comes from the coding sequence ATGGTTGAATTGAGAAAAAAGGAACAAATTTTAGATCGAGTATTTGCCGCTTTGGCAGACCATTCGAGAAGGCAAATGTTGATTCGGCTTCGTAAGGGTTCGCTCAGTATTTCCGAACTGGCAGAACCCTTTGCAATGTCTTTTGCGGGTGTTGCGAAACATATAGAAGTGCTTACCGACGCGGAACTTGTAAGGAAAATTCGTGCCCCCGAAGATGGGCGTAGTTTCCGTCTGGAATTACAAAACCAAACTCTTTTAGAAGCAACCAATTGGATTAAATATCATCAAGAGTTTTGGACAAACAAACTGGCAAGGCTGGAAAATTTTTTAGAGGAAAAAGAAAATGAACCAAAAAGTTCTAAGAGTCGAAAAAAGAATTAG